The following is a genomic window from Acetobacteroides hydrogenigenes.
TTCCCGAGCTAGATGCTGGCGCAGGCAGCTTCTTTGAAACCAAGTATAAGCCCTATAACGGGAACTACCTATTCGATGCCCATATACGAAATGGCTTAGACTTTACTACACTACATATAGCAAGGCCCAATGCGGAACAGGATAAGGAGATCTATAAAATTGCCGTTCAGAAATGGAATAAGAATCATGAGAGATTAAACTATAATGATTTACCAAGCTATTTAAAGTCGCATAATAATGTAAAGTCTTTTACCGATAGGTTTAAGGTAGTTGCTGGCGACCTTAACCATTCACAGACCATTGTTGCCCATATATGTAAAGATGGGCATTACTATATTCACCCAGACATTAAGCAAAACAGATCGATAACACCACGAGAAGCAGCACGTCTCCAATCTTTCCCCGACGATTACTACTTTGAAGGTGTTACGGAAAAACCAAGTAGGACTGCTGCATTTAAACAAATAGGAAATGCTGTTCCCCCTCTAATGGCAGAAAAAATTGCAACAAAAATAATAGACCTATTATGAATGACGACACTTTAGTACTAAAATTTGACCCTAACACTATTGAACACCTAGGCATTTCCCTTTATTCAAAACTACCAAGTGTACTTTCCGAACTAGTATCTAATTCATGGGATGCAGATGCGGATAATATTAAAATTGATTTCATTGATAAAGGAAACACCAAAGAAATATCATATTCAGATGATGGAGAAGGGATGCTATATGAAGAACTTCAAAATAAATATTTAGTTATTGGTAGAAACCGTAGAAAATCAACTGATTCAGAACTAACTAAAAAAGGACGCAAGGTTATAGGAAAAAAAGGCCTTGGGAAGTTATCTGTTTTTGGGATTTGCAATATTATTGAAGTAATTTCAATAAAAGATGGTTTAAAAAACCATTTTATTATGAACATCTCGGAAATTAGAAAAAGCAAAGAACAATCATACTCTCCACAAATAATAGTAAAAAACGAAGCAACTGACGAGAACAATGGAACAACATTATTACTCAAAGAGATAAAAAGAAAATCATCATTTGAATTAGATAAAATTGCTTTAGGTCTATCAAAAAAGTTTTTAATATTTGATAGAATGAACACCGATTTCTATTTCAATGGAGAATTAAACACCACTATTACAAATGAATTAAAGTTTAAAGAATTAAACATTCAATTTGAATGGAAATTTCCCGACGATAAATACGATAATAATTATGAATATTGGAACAATGTAAATGGACATATATATACATTAGAAACACCTGTAAAAGATACTGAAATGAGAGGTATATTTTTAACCTCTAGAGGTAAGATAGTAAATATTGCAGAATTTTATGGAGCGAGAGATAACGATCAATTTCACAGTTATGTTACTGGATACTTAGAAGTTGATTTCATCGATGAATTTGACGAAGATGTGATCTCAACTGATCGTCATTCGCTAAATTGGGAACATGAAAAAACAAAAGACCTGCAAGATTACATACAAAAAGTAATTAAAAAAATTGGTTCTGAATGGAAAATTAAAAGAGCCAATATAAAAAGAGAATCTATAAAAGACACTAAAGATTTAGACATTCAAGAATGGCAAAATAAACTACCATCATATGAAAGAGATTTAAGCAATAAAATAATTTATCCAATCCTTGAAAATTCAAATATTGATATTGACGAATCAAGCCAGATAATTGGAAATGTAATTGACAAATTCGACAATAAAACATTTAAAGATTACGCTTCAAAAATTGCAGAAATTTCAAGACCAGAAGATATACCAAATTTACTAAATCTAATGGACGAATGGAAATCAATCGAATCAAAGCAATTTAGAGATTTGGCATATTCTCGAATTGAGGTAATCAAACAATTTGAAGAATACATAGATACAGACACCAATGAAGTCCCAACATTACATAACTTTTTAAAAAAATTTTCATGGCTTTTAGACCCTAGAATACTGGAATTTAAAGATGAAGTAAAATATTCCAAACTACTAAAAGAATCCTACCCTGATGAATCTCTCGATGAAAAAGATCGAAGAATTGACTTTTTATGCAGTAACGCTTTAGGTGAAATTCTTTATGTTATAGAAATAAAAAGAAGCACTTACAAAGTAGATGAAAAAGCACTAGAACAAGCGTACGAATATGGAGCTTTTTTAAAAGAAAAATATGCTTCTCATACTGGCTTTTCAAGAGTTGTGTGTTACATTGTGGGTGGTTCAAAAAAATCTGAAGATTTCAAATTTAGATCAAAAGAAAAAACTTATTTTCAATCAGGGGAAGTTTTTGTAAAGACATATATAGAACTATTAGAACAATCAAAAGAATATCATAAGGAATTTATTGAAGCATATAAAATTTACAACAGTTAAAACAATTATGCACTGCATAGTATAACCTACATTGTTGTGAATTAAACTTGCCATATTTTCATCGCCATCAGATATAAGAATCAAAAATAAAAAATGCCGCCCCATACACAGGTCGGCATTTCTATTTTTCATTTTTCACTTTTCGTTTTTCATCCTACTCCACCCACTCGTCCGAGTCGAACTCCTCGTCCTCGTCGTTGCGGTACTTGTTCTTCTTCTTGGTCTCCTTTTGGGTTAGCCCCTCCACGATGATGACGATTTCGCCCTTTACCTCCTTAGCGCTGAAGTGGGCGATGAGCTCGGCCAAGGTTCCGCGGGCGTTCTCCTCGTAGAGCTTGGTGAGCTCTCGCGATACGGAGGCCTTGCGGTCGGGGCCCATGAACTCGGCCAGCTGGGTGAGCGTCTTTACCAGGCGGTGGGGCGACTCGTAGAAGACAATGGTGCGATCCTCGGTAGCCATCTTCTCGAGCCGGGTTTGGCGGCCCTTCTTCTGGGGTAGGAATCCCTCGAACACGAACTTATCGCAGGGCAGACCGCTGTTTACCAGCGCGGGCACAAAGGCCGTTGCGCCGGGCAGGCACTCCACATCGATGTCGCGCTCTAGGCAGGTGCGCACCAGCAGAAAGCCAGGATCGGAGATGCCCGGCGTACCGGCATCCGAAATCAGGGCAACCGACTGTCCGGCACCGATAAGGTCGGCTACCATATCGACGGTTTTGTGCTCGTTAAACTTATGGTGGCTCTGCAGCTTTGCCTGTATGCTGAAGTGCTTAAGCAGGATGGCCGACTTGCGGGTATCCTCGGCAAGTATTACGTTGACGCTTTTCAGCACGTTGATGGCCCGCAGGGTCATATCCTCGAGATTGCCAATGGGCGTTGGAACAATGTAGAGCTTAGACATGAAATGGTTCCGATTTTTAGATATTAGATGCTAGACGTTAGATTTAGACGGCATCCCTGTCAGAGTTTAAAATTCTGACAGGAGTAGCTCTCGACAGCATCGATGCTTTTTACATCGGCAGCTTTTAAAACCCACCCCTGCCCATCCAAGGGAGGTGATAATCTACGTTGAATGATCGTTGTAGCGATTCTTCCGTCTAACTCCGGTTTAACTTCCGAATAAATTCCGTTTAACTTCTACCTAGACGAACTTCCTCTGTAGCAAATCTACGAGCAGGTTGGCGGCCTCCGACGAGGCATCCCAGCTATGGTTCTCCTGGATGTAGATTAGGGCCTGGTCGAGCGATTCGAGCCCGTTGAGCTTGGCGATGGTATCCTCATAGGCATGGGCATCACCCTTAAAGAGCTCCTTAATGAGGAAGAACTTATCGTTAAAGCTGATGGCCTTTCGGAGATCGGCAATGTGGTTGTGCTGGAGCTTCGAGGCCAAATCAGCTTGCCTATTTGTCGATATTACCTCGTTTAGGAAGGTTCGTTGCCCCTCAAACTTATCGGCAAGACGCTGGTCGGCCTTATGATGCTTCTCTTCCACCTTTTGGGGCTCTACGGCAGGGGCAGGCTTATGCTCCACCTCCGCCACCGGCTTTTCCTCCTCAAGGGGTAGCAGCTCAAAGTCGAACTTCATTTCTGCGGCCTTTGCGCTGCTGTTTATGGCTCCGGCAAGGCTCGATATCGATTCAAGAATTGGGATGGCCTCTTCGGTGGTAAGCCTAGGCTGCTCCTCCACCTCCTTTGTGCGCCCGGCCAGCGGCTGAAAGTCTGGCACCACCAGCCCCTCCAAATCCGAAGATGGCTGAGGTTTAACGGCAGGGGCAGGCGCAGCCTTTTGGGGCTCCTCGTCCTGTATCTCGTAAAAAACACCCCTAAGGTTGGTGCTGCTCGAGGCCACGCTAGATTCGTGGCTTGCCGTAAAGTTATCAACAGGTGCTGTCGAAATATTTTTAAGCTGAGCGTAAAGCGCCTTGAGCTTATCTAAGGCAATTTCTCGCTCAATATCTGGAATTTGACGGTTACTCTCCCATTCGGTCACAAGCTCAACGAGCTGCTTTAGCTCGGATGAAATTGTTGGTAAGTTCTTCGGTGTATGTGCCATTAATTCGATAAAAAGGACTAAAAAATAATACTTTTGTAAATGTAGTCATATT
Proteins encoded in this region:
- a CDS encoding ATP-binding protein, whose product is MNDDTLVLKFDPNTIEHLGISLYSKLPSVLSELVSNSWDADADNIKIDFIDKGNTKEISYSDDGEGMLYEELQNKYLVIGRNRRKSTDSELTKKGRKVIGKKGLGKLSVFGICNIIEVISIKDGLKNHFIMNISEIRKSKEQSYSPQIIVKNEATDENNGTTLLLKEIKRKSSFELDKIALGLSKKFLIFDRMNTDFYFNGELNTTITNELKFKELNIQFEWKFPDDKYDNNYEYWNNVNGHIYTLETPVKDTEMRGIFLTSRGKIVNIAEFYGARDNDQFHSYVTGYLEVDFIDEFDEDVISTDRHSLNWEHEKTKDLQDYIQKVIKKIGSEWKIKRANIKRESIKDTKDLDIQEWQNKLPSYERDLSNKIIYPILENSNIDIDESSQIIGNVIDKFDNKTFKDYASKIAEISRPEDIPNLLNLMDEWKSIESKQFRDLAYSRIEVIKQFEEYIDTDTNEVPTLHNFLKKFSWLLDPRILEFKDEVKYSKLLKESYPDESLDEKDRRIDFLCSNALGEILYVIEIKRSTYKVDEKALEQAYEYGAFLKEKYASHTGFSRVVCYIVGGSKKSEDFKFRSKEKTYFQSGEVFVKTYIELLEQSKEYHKEFIEAYKIYNS
- the rsmI gene encoding 16S rRNA (cytidine(1402)-2'-O)-methyltransferase, with amino-acid sequence MSKLYIVPTPIGNLEDMTLRAINVLKSVNVILAEDTRKSAILLKHFSIQAKLQSHHKFNEHKTVDMVADLIGAGQSVALISDAGTPGISDPGFLLVRTCLERDIDVECLPGATAFVPALVNSGLPCDKFVFEGFLPQKKGRQTRLEKMATEDRTIVFYESPHRLVKTLTQLAEFMGPDRKASVSRELTKLYEENARGTLAELIAHFSAKEVKGEIVIIVEGLTQKETKKKNKYRNDEDEEFDSDEWVE